CGCTGAGCCCTGCAAGCGCAGACCAAACCGACGAGCTTTATCCTTTGCGGCTTTAACTCGCCCAGTAGAGGCCGTTGATGATGGTTGACGCGAGTTACGTTGCGTTCGCTTGTCTACCGCCTTATTTACTTTCAAGCGATTCTCCCTTTACACCTCAATGGTGTCTTTAATCCACTTGCGAGTTTGCATCATACCGAGCATCCTTTCGCCGTCACAGCGCTTCTATCGAAGTGTTCAGTAACAGGAGCAAACAATGCTACCTTGGCTTTCATCGCCACAGCCTATTTTCCCGTCTACCGACCTTGCCCTAGACTCACCTAATGGCCTTCTTGCCGCGGGCGGAGAACTCTCTCCACACTGGTTAATTCACGCCTACCGGAAAGGTATTTTTCCATGGTACAGCGATGATGAACCTATTTTGTGGTGGAGCCCCAATCCACGTATGGTATTGCAACCAGAACAGTTTAAACGACGTCGTAGCCTTGTTAAGCGATTACGTCATGGTGGCTTTATCGTCACCCTGGATCAACAGTTTGAAAACATTGTTAAAGCATGCGCTGCACCACGCCTTGGAGAACCCGGCACCTGGATCAATCAAGATATGCGTGACGCTTATCAACGACTACACGAGCTAGGCATCGCGCATAGCATTGAAGTACACCTTGAAGGCCAACTGGTTGGCGGACTTTATGGATTAGCAATGGGGCCTGTCTTCTTTGGTGAATCGATGTTTTCGAGAGTTCCCGATGCTTCCAAAGTAGCCCTTGCCCACTTAGCCCATGCTATGCAGCACCATGAGGGTAAACTTATCGATTGCCAGATGCATACACCTCACTTGGCAAGCCTTGGTGCGACAACAGTCGCTCGTAAGACGTTCATCAACTATCTTGAAAAGTGGTTGCCTAACAAGGCATTTAACTTAACGAATATGATTAATGAAGCGCCTACTGTACCTGGATCACCGTGGTTAGGTGCCATCGCCTCGACCAACCATCCAGAATGGTAAACGTATTTAGATTAACCAAGGAGGCAAGCCGTGAGTAGTAACGCTCCTCGCCGCCCTGTGCGGGATTTGCGCTTCTTCCTAACCGTTCCTCATGCCTGCAGCTACCTTCCTGGCAAAGAGGCAACCACTCTGTTTCTGGATCCTCAGGAATCTCCCGTTCCTGGCGTTTATGACTCACTTTCATTGCTAGGCTTTCGTCGCAGCGGTCGACATCTATACCGTCCTCACTGCGAGGGCTGCGATGCCTGCCGTTCAGTACGCATTCCTATCAGCGACTTTAGCGCTAATCGTACCCAACGCAAAATCCGGCGTCTCAATGCCGATATTTCTACACGCGTAATGCCTGCACATTATGAGGCAGATCATTATGCGCTCTATGCAGACTATATCCGTATACGCCACGCCGATGGTGACATGTATCCGCCAAGTCGAGAGCAGTATCGTACCTTTTTAACGCTTGAAGAACCCTATGCGCATCTTTTAGAAATGCGTTTGGATGGAAAGCTTGTCGCGGTAGCGGCATTTGATCAACTTGAGCATGGATTGTCGGCCATTTATACGTTTTTCAGTGTCGACAAGGCCCTGGAAAAGCGATCATTGGGAACCTTTGCTATTCTGAAGCTGATTGAACTGTGCGGTGAAAAATCGCTCCCCCATTTATACCTTGGGTATTGGATTGAGGAGTGTCGTAAGATGCGTTATAAACGCGCGTTCACTCCCATAGAGGTGCTCGACGGGCG
This genomic window from Halomonas sp. TD01 contains:
- the aat gene encoding leucyl/phenylalanyl-tRNA--protein transferase yields the protein MLPWLSSPQPIFPSTDLALDSPNGLLAAGGELSPHWLIHAYRKGIFPWYSDDEPILWWSPNPRMVLQPEQFKRRRSLVKRLRHGGFIVTLDQQFENIVKACAAPRLGEPGTWINQDMRDAYQRLHELGIAHSIEVHLEGQLVGGLYGLAMGPVFFGESMFSRVPDASKVALAHLAHAMQHHEGKLIDCQMHTPHLASLGATTVARKTFINYLEKWLPNKAFNLTNMINEAPTVPGSPWLGAIASTNHPEW
- a CDS encoding arginyltransferase, producing MSSNAPRRPVRDLRFFLTVPHACSYLPGKEATTLFLDPQESPVPGVYDSLSLLGFRRSGRHLYRPHCEGCDACRSVRIPISDFSANRTQRKIRRLNADISTRVMPAHYEADHYALYADYIRIRHADGDMYPPSREQYRTFLTLEEPYAHLLEMRLDGKLVAVAAFDQLEHGLSAIYTFFSVDKALEKRSLGTFAILKLIELCGEKSLPHLYLGYWIEECRKMRYKRAFTPIEVLDGRHWRPLIC